In the Kribbella sp. NBC_00482 genome, one interval contains:
- a CDS encoding GNAT family N-acetyltransferase, producing MPIEIRRAVVADAEIVLTMLRELADYQDQGAYVTASVEDWQGFLGREEVIVLIAESGGEAAGYVSALRRPYLWVGGDQLALDDLYVREHFRDAGVGQKLMLELARHALPDRLTIGWGLRLENTAGYRFYERLGAKLVTKTAAGWSPEAYEAQLTDEVT from the coding sequence ATGCCCATTGAGATTCGCCGCGCGGTGGTCGCGGATGCGGAGATCGTACTGACGATGTTGCGCGAGCTGGCCGACTATCAGGACCAGGGCGCCTATGTGACCGCGAGCGTCGAGGACTGGCAAGGGTTCCTCGGGCGCGAGGAGGTGATCGTCCTGATCGCGGAGTCCGGCGGCGAGGCGGCGGGGTATGTTTCCGCGCTGCGACGACCGTACCTGTGGGTCGGCGGGGACCAGTTGGCGTTGGACGACCTCTATGTCCGTGAGCATTTCCGCGACGCCGGCGTCGGACAGAAACTCATGCTGGAGCTGGCCCGGCACGCGCTGCCGGACCGGCTGACGATCGGCTGGGGTCTGCGTCTGGAGAACACAGCCGGCTACCGCTTCTACGAACGTCTCGGCGCCAAACTCGTCACCAAGACCGCGGCCGGCTGGTCCCCAGAAGCGTACGAGGCCCAGCTGACCGACGAGGTCACATAG
- a CDS encoding SDR family NAD(P)-dependent oxidoreductase has product MSPQESKVWFVTGSSRGLGRSFVEAALSRGDRVAATARTSLTEFTATYGDAVLPLTLDVTDKAAVFEAVEQAHAYFGRLDVIVNNAGYGLSGAVEELDETQLRDQFETNFYGPLWVAQAAVPYLREQGDGRIIQISSVAGLTGLPMGGAYCASKWALEGLSEVLAQEVAGFGIKVTVVAPGGYATEGVTGGVRSDPNPLYDDLRNALSAYVASAEFGDPAAAGRAILELADIPNPPLRIFFGTQGYPMLQQVYADRLKTWEAWQDLATEAM; this is encoded by the coding sequence ATGAGCCCACAAGAGAGCAAGGTCTGGTTCGTCACCGGCTCGTCCCGCGGCCTCGGCCGCAGCTTCGTCGAGGCCGCCCTGTCCCGCGGGGACCGGGTGGCCGCGACGGCGCGCACGAGCCTCACCGAGTTCACCGCAACGTATGGCGACGCAGTACTCCCGCTGACTCTCGACGTCACCGACAAGGCGGCCGTCTTCGAAGCCGTCGAACAAGCGCACGCGTACTTCGGCCGCCTGGACGTGATCGTCAACAACGCGGGATACGGCCTGTCCGGAGCGGTCGAGGAACTCGACGAGACCCAACTGCGCGACCAGTTCGAGACGAACTTCTACGGTCCGCTGTGGGTCGCCCAGGCCGCCGTCCCGTACCTGCGCGAGCAGGGCGACGGTCGCATCATCCAGATCTCCTCGGTGGCCGGCCTGACCGGCCTCCCGATGGGCGGTGCCTACTGCGCATCCAAGTGGGCCCTCGAAGGACTGAGCGAAGTGCTCGCCCAAGAGGTCGCCGGATTCGGCATCAAGGTCACAGTCGTCGCACCCGGCGGCTACGCGACCGAAGGCGTCACCGGCGGAGTCCGCTCCGATCCGAACCCGCTGTACGACGACCTTCGCAACGCATTGTCGGCGTACGTCGCGTCGGCCGAGTTCGGCGATCCCGCCGCGGCCGGCCGCGCGATCCTCGAACTCGCCGACATCCCCAACCCACCACTGCGGATCTTCTTCGGAACCCAGGGCTACCCAATGCTGCAACAGGTCTACGCCGACCGATTGAAGACCTGGGAAGCCTGGCAGGACCTGGCAACCGAAGCTATGTGA